One genomic segment of Spiroplasma endosymbiont of Poecilobothrus nobilitatus includes these proteins:
- a CDS encoding IS3 family transposase, giving the protein MSIIKNNKAKYPIINLCKTLKFARSTYYYQLKANNPKNTQNIDNAVISIFLKSRKNYWTRKIKVILAQQNIMLSRIKISNIMKKYNLISNYTKIKYKHSNTTDVTYKYNNLLNQDFDSYKLHKVVVSYLTYVFISNKWYYVCLLVDLFNREIIGYDVSLHKNAKLVESSFNKLQFSLSNIKIFHTDQCSEFNNNLIYNLLVKNGIQKSYSKPGCPYDNAVAESTYKIFKTEFIKNNKFKNVEQFKLELFDYINWYNNILIHSKLNYLTPVQYRNYYST; this is encoded by the coding sequence ATATCAATCATTAAAAATAACAAAGCAAAATATCCAATTATTAATTTATGTAAAACATTGAAATTTGCTAGATCAACATATTACTATCAATTAAAAGCAAATAATCCCAAGAATACTCAAAACATTGATAATGCTGTTATCAGTATTTTTCTAAAAAGTCGTAAAAATTATTGAACACGAAAAATTAAAGTTATATTAGCTCAGCAAAATATCATGTTATCTCGCATAAAAATCAGCAACATAATGAAAAAATATAACTTAATTTCAAATTATACAAAAATCAAATACAAACATTCAAATACAACTGATGTTACATATAAATATAACAATTTGTTAAATCAAGATTTTGATAGTTATAAACTACATAAAGTTGTTGTCAGTTATTTAACCTATGTTTTTATTAGTAACAAATGATATTATGTCTGTTTATTAGTTGATTTATTTAATCGAGAAATTATTGGTTATGATGTTAGTTTACACAAAAATGCCAAATTAGTTGAAAGCAGCTTTAATAAACTTCAATTTTCATTAAGCAATATTAAAATATTTCACACTGATCAATGCAGTGAATTCAATAATAATCTTATTTATAACCTGTTAGTTAAAAATGGGATTCAAAAATCTTACAGTAAACCAGGTTGTCCTTATGACAATGCTGTTGCGGAATCAACATACAAAATTTTTAAAACTGAATTTATTAAAAATAATAAATTTAAAAACGTTGAGCAGTTTAAATTAGAATTATTTGATTACATTAATTGGTACAATAATATTCTAATTCATAGCAAACTAAATTATTTAACACCAGTGCAATACAGAAATTATTATTCTACATAA
- a CDS encoding transposase, whose protein sequence is MAKNHYTDEFKQQIVGLYKMGQTPEQLVNDYQIGKSTVWKWAHQFSNSGSFKAKDNRTPEENELIQLRKKVKQLEMENDILKQATLIIGKKYQSLKITKQNIQLLIYVKHWNLLDQHITIN, encoded by the coding sequence ATGGCAAAGAATCATTATACTGATGAATTTAAGCAACAAATTGTTGGTCTTTACAAAATGGGTCAAACTCCTGAACAATTAGTCAATGATTATCAAATTGGTAAATCTACTGTTTGGAAATGAGCTCACCAATTTAGCAACTCGGGCTCATTTAAAGCTAAAGACAATAGAACGCCAGAAGAAAACGAATTAATTCAATTACGTAAAAAAGTTAAACAATTAGAAATGGAAAATGACATTTTAAAGCAAGCAACACTGATAATCGGCAAAAAATATCAATCATTAAAAATAACAAAGCAAAATATCCAATTATTAATTTATGTAAAACATTGAAATTTGCTAGATCAACATATTACTATCAATTAA
- the uvrB gene encoding excinuclease ABC subunit UvrB codes for MFKLTSNYFPAGDQPPAIKKLTTNLLANKKHQVLLGATGTGKTFTMANVIENYQKPTLVMAHNKTLAMQLYVELKEMFPENRVEYFVSNFDFYQPEAYLPGKDLYINKDARQNMELDMMRLSAFNALTTRKDVIVVASVAAIYGAQDPNEYKKSFLQINRNQKISKKDLANFLVSSGYVRNDIEMIPGSFSAKGDVIKIVPGWNVKTFIRIDLFGDEIDDLAYIDGITGDVTQRLSTLTIFPAQDYITSPERLAEAIKRIEAELKVRLAELEAAGKIVELQRLKQRTEYDLDLLRESGICSGIENYSRHLDLREEGKAPYTLIDFFGQDFLTIIDESHMSLPQIRAMYNTDRSRKETLVNYGFRLKSALDNRPLNFDEFNQKLKNVIYVSATPGYYELGLVNNEVVEQIIRPTGLLDPTVEVKSTVGKIDDIIEQVKIRRKKNERVFITTLTIRMSEDLTSYLQEQNVKVAYLHSELKTLERSQILLDLRKGVYDCIVGVNLIREGIDIPEVSLICILDADKQGFLRNERSLIQTIGRAARNAAGHVILYADTVSESMQKAMQETARRRQIQEAYNLKYHITPTTIIKNIRDYTNIKRQDDKLHNIKNKKSKEYKTAKEGLLQDLRKEMYEASKKLDFERAAELRDIIIEIEAE; via the coding sequence GTGTTTAAATTAACATCAAATTATTTTCCAGCAGGTGATCAACCCCCGGCAATTAAAAAATTAACTACCAATTTATTAGCAAATAAAAAACATCAAGTTTTATTAGGGGCAACGGGAACTGGAAAAACATTTACAATGGCAAATGTTATTGAAAATTATCAAAAACCAACATTGGTGATGGCACATAATAAAACATTAGCAATGCAATTATATGTTGAGTTAAAAGAAATGTTTCCAGAAAATCGTGTTGAGTATTTTGTTTCAAACTTTGATTTTTATCAACCTGAAGCTTATTTACCAGGAAAAGATTTATACATTAATAAAGATGCTCGCCAAAATATGGAGTTAGACATGATGCGGTTAAGTGCTTTTAATGCTTTAACAACTCGTAAAGATGTTATTGTCGTGGCTTCTGTTGCTGCAATTTATGGAGCACAAGATCCAAATGAATATAAAAAATCTTTTTTGCAAATTAATCGTAATCAAAAAATTAGTAAAAAAGATTTAGCTAATTTTTTAGTATCATCAGGATATGTTCGTAATGATATTGAAATGATTCCAGGTAGTTTTAGTGCTAAAGGTGATGTGATTAAAATTGTTCCAGGGTGAAATGTTAAAACCTTTATTCGCATTGATTTGTTTGGGGATGAAATTGATGATTTAGCTTATATTGATGGAATTACTGGTGATGTTACACAGCGGTTATCAACATTAACAATTTTTCCAGCGCAAGATTATATTACTTCTCCAGAACGCTTAGCTGAAGCAATTAAACGAATTGAAGCAGAGTTAAAAGTTCGCTTAGCTGAATTAGAAGCAGCTGGAAAAATTGTTGAATTACAACGTTTAAAACAACGAACTGAATATGATTTAGATTTACTTCGTGAAAGTGGAATATGTTCTGGAATTGAAAACTATTCACGACATTTAGATTTACGAGAAGAAGGTAAAGCTCCGTATACTTTGATTGATTTTTTTGGCCAAGATTTTTTAACTATTATTGATGAATCACATATGTCATTGCCACAAATTCGAGCAATGTATAACACAGATCGAAGTCGAAAAGAAACCTTAGTAAATTATGGTTTTCGTTTAAAAAGTGCATTAGATAATCGTCCCTTAAATTTTGATGAATTTAATCAAAAATTAAAAAATGTTATTTATGTTTCAGCAACTCCGGGTTACTATGAATTAGGTTTAGTAAATAATGAAGTGGTTGAACAAATTATTCGTCCAACGGGGTTATTAGATCCAACCGTAGAAGTAAAATCAACAGTAGGGAAAATTGATGATATTATTGAACAAGTAAAAATACGTCGAAAAAAAAATGAACGTGTTTTTATTACTACTTTAACAATTCGTATGTCAGAAGATTTAACAAGTTATTTGCAAGAACAAAATGTTAAAGTTGCATATTTACATAGTGAATTAAAAACTTTAGAACGTAGTCAAATCTTATTGGATTTACGAAAAGGAGTTTATGATTGTATTGTTGGTGTTAACTTAATTCGTGAAGGAATTGATATCCCAGAAGTATCATTAATTTGTATTCTTGATGCTGATAAGCAAGGATTTTTGCGAAATGAACGAAGTTTAATTCAAACAATTGGTCGTGCTGCAAGGAATGCGGCTGGGCATGTTATTTTATATGCTGATACTGTTTCTGAATCAATGCAAAAAGCAATGCAAGAAACTGCTCGCCGTCGTCAAATTCAAGAGGCATATAATTTGAAATATCATATTACTCCGACAACAATTATTAAGAATATTCGTGATTATACTAATATTAAACGTCAAGATGATAAATTACATAACATTAAAAATAAAAAATCAAAAGAATATAAAACAGCTAAAGAAGGATTACTACAAGATTTACGAAAAGAAATGTATGAAGCAAGTAAAAAACTTGATTTTGAACGAGCTGCAGAATTACGCGATATTATTATTGAAATTGAAGCAGAATAA
- a CDS encoding NifU family protein — protein sequence MTQTNQAKDIIDNLRPYINQDGGDIEFVEVKNNIVYVRLAGACVGCGLIDSTIKDGVEQIVKQEMPDIIAVKVIM from the coding sequence ATGACACAAACAAATCAAGCAAAAGATATTATTGATAATCTTCGCCCTTATATTAACCAAGACGGCGGAGATATTGAATTTGTTGAAGTTAAAAATAATATTGTTTATGTTCGTTTAGCAGGAGCGTGTGTTGGTTGCGGATTAATTGATTCAACAATTAAAGATGGTGTTGAACAAATTGTCAAGCAAGAAATGCCTGATATTATTGCAGTAAAAGTTATTATGTAA
- the rpiB gene encoding ribose 5-phosphate isomerase B yields the protein MKIVIGNDHTGIEMKNAIVKHLIKKKYEIINLGTDSIEAVDYPDIGQAVGERVIKEKNSIGIIICGTGIGISIAANKVKGIRAALCNETMLAKLAREHNNANVLALGARIIANQNAIWIVDMFLNSTFDAGRHALRVEKLNNL from the coding sequence ATGAAAATTGTGATTGGGAATGATCATACAGGTATTGAAATGAAAAATGCAATTGTTAAACATTTAATTAAAAAAAAATATGAAATTATTAATTTAGGTACAGATAGTATTGAAGCAGTTGATTATCCTGATATTGGTCAAGCTGTTGGTGAACGAGTAATTAAAGAAAAAAATAGTATTGGAATTATAATTTGTGGAACAGGAATTGGAATTTCAATTGCGGCAAATAAAGTAAAAGGAATTAGGGCAGCATTGTGTAATGAAACAATGCTAGCAAAATTAGCGCGCGAACATAATAATGCTAATGTTTTGGCATTGGGTGCTAGAATTATTGCAAATCAAAATGCAATTTGAATTGTTGATATGTTTTTAAATAGTACTTTTGATGCTGGTCGTCATGCGCTTCGTGTTGAAAAACTTAATAACCTTTAG
- the hprK gene encoding HPr(Ser) kinase/phosphatase, producing MTKFIVKDIVDKFDYEVLAGRDGLNRPIKIYGLNRPGLELAGFDFEKNNSNRRVVLLSNKEQLFVNTLSEKERRERYEYILNENIPMIILTEKFTDKLLLEIAEKHSCPVVRASNITTSRLYQMVLEFFDEHFAPVTEEHASLINVFGKGILLKGKSGIGKSEMTLELIKKNHLFVGDDRIIIQQRNNRLYGQSHEMLKNLIEVRGLGILDLSKIYGSQVLLDESKIDLVIELIHLDDEQYKSIDRLGSKYKHIKILDTKVPIVTIPVTYGRNVSELVETAVSKLKLDEAGISSMKILQDRFKEYSK from the coding sequence ATGACAAAGTTTATTGTAAAAGATATTGTTGATAAATTTGACTACGAGGTGTTAGCTGGAAGGGATGGTCTTAATCGACCTATTAAAATTTATGGTCTTAATCGACCAGGATTAGAATTAGCTGGCTTTGATTTTGAAAAAAATAATAGTAATCGTCGGGTAGTTTTGTTATCAAATAAAGAGCAATTATTTGTGAATACCTTAAGTGAAAAAGAAAGAAGAGAGCGCTATGAGTATATTTTAAATGAAAATATTCCGATGATTATTTTAACGGAAAAATTTACTGATAAATTATTATTAGAAATTGCGGAAAAACATAGTTGTCCAGTTGTTCGCGCAAGCAATATTACAACGAGTCGTTTATATCAAATGGTATTAGAATTTTTTGATGAACATTTCGCGCCAGTAACAGAAGAACATGCATCATTAATTAATGTTTTTGGAAAAGGAATTTTGTTAAAAGGAAAATCAGGAATTGGAAAATCAGAAATGACACTAGAATTAATTAAAAAAAATCATTTGTTTGTTGGTGATGATCGTATTATTATTCAGCAACGAAATAATAGATTATATGGGCAATCACATGAAATGTTAAAAAATTTAATTGAAGTTCGTGGTTTAGGAATCTTAGATTTAAGTAAAATTTATGGTTCGCAAGTGTTATTAGATGAATCAAAAATTGATTTAGTAATTGAATTAATTCATTTGGATGATGAACAATATAAATCAATTGACCGATTAGGATCTAAATATAAACATATTAAAATTTTAGATACAAAGGTACCAATTGTAACAATTCCAGTTACATATGGGCGTAATGTTAGTGAATTAGTTGAGACAGCAGTTTCAAAATTAAAATTAGATGAAGCGGGAATTTCTTCGATGAAAATTTTACAAGATCGTTTTAAAGAATATTCAAAATAG
- a CDS encoding ribose-phosphate pyrophosphokinase, with protein MEEKSFSIYGLSAGIKLADEICKILGVTRQEMETVRFADGEILVRAMNSVRGKDVYIIQSTSWPVNENLMELLIAIDALKRGSAQNINAIIPYFGYARQDRKARGRQPITCKLVANMLTTAGATRVMTVDLHSPQSMGFFDVPVDDLRSTQELVRTIVRKIEEDHLKEEITFVSPDHGGLVRARDVANRLGNLAGNIAVIDKRRPKPNVSEVQFILGDVKDRICFIIDDIIDTAGTICNAAKALKQHGAKAVYLLACHGVFSPPAKERLTELINDGTVKKVIVTNTIDINQDRLFDGLEVISIADLISQMIRAMIEKRSLSDVYSKCNEQIKKIIEKIKK; from the coding sequence ATGGAAGAAAAAAGTTTTAGTATATATGGCCTATCTGCTGGAATAAAATTAGCAGATGAAATTTGTAAAATTTTAGGTGTAACAAGACAAGAAATGGAAACTGTTCGTTTTGCTGATGGTGAAATTTTGGTACGGGCAATGAATTCGGTGCGGGGAAAAGATGTTTATATTATTCAATCAACATCTTGGCCAGTTAATGAAAATCTAATGGAATTATTAATTGCGATTGATGCTCTAAAACGCGGTAGTGCACAAAACATTAATGCGATCATTCCTTATTTTGGATATGCTCGTCAAGATCGAAAAGCGCGCGGTCGCCAACCAATTACATGTAAATTAGTGGCAAATATGTTAACAACAGCAGGGGCAACAAGAGTAATGACTGTTGATTTACATTCACCACAATCAATGGGATTTTTTGATGTTCCAGTTGATGATTTACGATCAACACAAGAATTAGTAAGAACAATTGTTCGAAAAATTGAAGAAGACCATCTTAAAGAAGAAATAACATTTGTTTCACCAGACCATGGTGGATTAGTGCGGGCACGAGATGTGGCTAATCGTTTAGGAAATTTAGCTGGGAATATTGCAGTAATTGACAAGCGCCGTCCAAAACCAAATGTTAGTGAAGTTCAATTTATTTTAGGAGATGTTAAAGACCGTATTTGTTTTATTATTGATGATATTATTGATACAGCTGGAACAATTTGTAATGCAGCAAAAGCATTAAAACAGCATGGGGCAAAAGCAGTTTATTTATTAGCATGTCATGGAGTATTTTCGCCCCCAGCAAAAGAGCGTTTAACAGAACTTATTAATGATGGGACAGTTAAAAAGGTTATTGTTACAAATACAATTGATATTAATCAAGACCGATTATTTGACGGGTTAGAAGTTATTTCAATTGCTGATTTAATTTCACAGATGATTAGAGCAATGATTGAAAAACGTAGTTTATCGGATGTTTATTCAAAATGTAATGAACAAATAAAAAAAATAATTGAGAAAATAAAAAAATAA